A single Thiohalobacter thiocyanaticus DNA region contains:
- a CDS encoding PilT/PilU family type 4a pilus ATPase, producing the protein MAQDLKTLLMLVVRKKASDLFITAGVPPSIKVDGKIVAAAREPLAPAEARDMVMATVPEHLRDEFNRTHECNFALSETGLGRFRVSAFYQRNHVGMVLRRIETRIPDFEGLNLPPVLEKLAMTKRGLVLFVGATGTGKSTSLAAMLGYRNHHGNGHIVTLEDPIEFIHQHDGCIVTQREVGLDTDSYEIGLRNTLRQAPDVILIGEIRSRETMDYAIAFAETGHLCLSTLHANNANQALDRIINFFPEDRRDQLLMDLSLNLKAMIAQQLIPTVDGKGRRAAVEVLINSPLASEYIRNGEIHRLKDLMKRSREQGMQTFDQALFELYKAGDISYDNALHYADSPNEVRLMIKLDEEDVDKLGDAIADLEIDNSDQYALSGHKRGEKKRT; encoded by the coding sequence ATGGCACAGGACCTCAAGACACTGCTCATGCTGGTGGTCAGGAAGAAGGCCTCCGATCTGTTCATCACCGCCGGTGTGCCGCCCAGCATCAAGGTCGACGGCAAGATCGTGGCTGCGGCCAGGGAGCCGCTGGCCCCGGCCGAGGCCCGGGACATGGTCATGGCGACGGTGCCCGAGCATCTGCGCGATGAGTTCAACCGTACCCATGAATGCAACTTCGCCCTGAGCGAGACCGGCCTCGGACGCTTCCGTGTCAGCGCCTTCTACCAGCGCAACCACGTCGGCATGGTGCTGCGTCGGATCGAGACCCGGATCCCCGACTTCGAGGGGCTGAACCTGCCGCCCGTGCTCGAGAAGCTGGCCATGACCAAGCGCGGCCTGGTGCTGTTCGTGGGCGCGACCGGCACCGGCAAGTCCACCTCGCTGGCCGCCATGCTCGGCTATCGCAACCATCACGGCAACGGCCACATCGTCACCCTGGAAGACCCCATCGAGTTCATCCACCAGCATGACGGCTGCATCGTCACCCAGCGGGAGGTCGGGCTGGACACCGATTCCTACGAGATCGGCCTGCGCAACACCCTGCGTCAGGCCCCGGATGTGATCCTGATCGGCGAGATCCGCAGCCGCGAGACCATGGACTACGCCATCGCCTTCGCCGAGACCGGCCACCTGTGTCTGTCCACGCTGCACGCCAACAACGCCAACCAGGCACTGGACCGCATCATCAACTTCTTCCCCGAGGACCGCCGCGACCAGCTGCTGATGGACCTGTCGCTCAACCTCAAGGCCATGATCGCCCAGCAGCTGATTCCCACCGTTGACGGCAAGGGCCGTCGTGCCGCCGTCGAGGTGCTGATCAACAGTCCACTGGCCTCGGAATACATCCGCAATGGCGAGATCCATCGTCTGAAGGACCTGATGAAGCGCTCCCGCGAGCAGGGCATGCAGACCTTTGATCAGGCCCTGTTCGAACTCTACAAGGCCGGCGACATCAGCTATGACAACGCCCTGCACTACGCCGACTCGCCCAACGAGGTGCGGTTGATGATCAAGCTGGACGAAGAGGATGTGGACAAGCTCGGCGATGCCATCGCCGACCTGGAGATCGACAACTCGGATCAGTACGCCCTGTCCGGCCACAAGCGCGGGGAGAAGAAGCGGACTTGA
- a CDS encoding type IV pilus twitching motility protein PilT yields MDIAELLAFGVKNNASDLHLSAGLPPMIRVDGDIRRINVPALEHKEVHALVYDIMNDKQRKDFEEFLETDFSFEIPNLARFRVNAFNHNRGAGAVFRTIPSKILSLEDLGCPPVFKDIADQPRGIVLVTGPTGSGKSTTLAAMMNHVNETRYEHILTIEDPIEFVHESKKCLVNQREVHRDTLGFAEALRSALREDPDIVLVGEMRDLETIRLALTAAETGHLVFGTLHTSSAAKTIDRIIDVFPAAEKSMVRSMLSESLRAVISQTLLKKTGGGRVAAHEIMIGTPAIRNLIREDKVAQMYSAIQTGQAAGMQTLDQNLQEIVQKGLVSRQDARAKAANKELFR; encoded by the coding sequence ATGGATATCGCAGAACTGCTCGCCTTCGGGGTCAAGAACAACGCCTCCGACCTGCATCTCTCCGCCGGGCTGCCGCCCATGATCCGCGTCGACGGCGACATCCGCCGCATCAATGTGCCGGCGTTGGAGCACAAGGAAGTCCACGCGCTGGTCTACGACATCATGAACGACAAGCAGCGCAAGGACTTCGAGGAATTCCTCGAGACCGACTTCTCGTTCGAGATCCCGAACCTGGCGCGCTTCCGTGTCAACGCCTTCAACCACAATCGCGGCGCCGGCGCGGTGTTCCGTACCATCCCCTCCAAGATACTGAGCCTGGAGGACCTCGGCTGCCCGCCGGTGTTCAAGGATATCGCCGATCAGCCGCGCGGCATCGTGCTGGTCACCGGCCCGACCGGTTCCGGCAAGTCCACCACCCTGGCGGCGATGATGAACCACGTCAACGAGACCCGCTACGAACACATCCTCACCATCGAGGACCCGATCGAGTTCGTACACGAATCCAAGAAATGCCTGGTCAACCAGCGCGAGGTGCACCGCGACACCCTGGGCTTCGCCGAGGCGCTGCGTTCCGCCCTGCGCGAGGATCCGGACATCGTGCTGGTGGGCGAGATGCGCGACCTGGAGACCATCCGCCTGGCGCTGACCGCGGCCGAGACCGGCCACCTGGTGTTCGGCACCCTGCATACCAGTTCCGCGGCCAAGACCATCGACCGCATCATCGACGTCTTCCCCGCGGCGGAGAAATCCATGGTCCGGTCCATGCTCTCCGAGTCGCTGCGCGCGGTCATTTCCCAGACGCTGCTCAAGAAGACCGGCGGCGGGCGTGTCGCCGCGCACGAGATCATGATCGGCACCCCGGCCATCCGCAACCTGATCCGCGAGGACAAGGTGGCCCAGATGTACTCGGCCATCCAGACCGGTCAGGCTGCCGGCATGCAGACCCTGGATCAGAACCTGCAGGAGATCGTGCAGAAAGGACTCGTCAGCCGGCAGGATGCCCGCGCCAAGGCGGCCAACAAGGAGTTGTTCCGTTAG
- a CDS encoding YggS family pyridoxal phosphate-dependent enzyme has protein sequence MTLPHDQQLCQRRQELLDRIGEWCDQYGRARDCVRLLAVSKHFPAGDIQTLAGCGQLAFGESYLKEAVDKLDALAGLHLEWHFIGPMQSNKTRRVAERFAWVQSLDRLKIAQRLAEQRPADLPPLNICLQVNISGETSKSGVEPAAAAELAAAVSELPRLRLRGLMAIPAPTIQFGEQRRGFARLRELFEDLTAAGHALDTLSMGMSNDLEAAIAEGSTLVRVGTALFGQRPPPDGVPP, from the coding sequence GTGACGCTCCCACACGACCAGCAACTGTGTCAGCGCCGGCAGGAACTGCTCGACCGTATCGGCGAGTGGTGCGACCAGTATGGACGTGCGCGTGACTGTGTGCGGCTGCTGGCCGTCTCCAAGCACTTCCCCGCCGGTGACATCCAGACCCTGGCCGGCTGCGGCCAACTCGCCTTCGGCGAGTCCTACCTCAAGGAGGCGGTCGACAAGCTCGATGCCCTCGCCGGACTGCATCTGGAGTGGCACTTCATCGGGCCCATGCAGTCGAACAAGACCCGGCGCGTCGCCGAACGCTTTGCCTGGGTGCAGAGCCTGGACCGGCTGAAGATCGCCCAGCGCCTGGCCGAGCAGCGCCCGGCCGATCTGCCGCCGCTCAACATCTGCCTGCAGGTCAACATCAGCGGTGAGACCAGCAAGTCCGGTGTGGAGCCCGCCGCCGCAGCGGAACTGGCCGCCGCCGTGAGTGAACTGCCGCGGCTGCGCCTGCGCGGCCTGATGGCCATACCGGCGCCGACCATCCAGTTCGGCGAACAGCGCCGGGGCTTCGCCCGGCTGCGGGAACTCTTCGAGGACCTGACCGCGGCCGGCCATGCGCTGGACACCCTGTCCATGGGCATGAGCAACGACCTGGAGGCGGCCATCGCCGAGGGCAGCACCCTGGTGCGGGTCGGAACGGCCCTGTTCGGCCAGCGTCCACCCCCTGATGGCGTGCCGCCTTGA
- the proC gene encoding pyrroline-5-carboxylate reductase, with protein sequence MNESQLCFIGAGNMARSLIGGLLADGFPADRIRASDPDAGQREAVAQRFGVQVFADNAEALAGAHVLILAVKPQGLAALARELAPQLDAANPLLISVAAGIRASDLDRWLGGNRPLVRCMPNTPALVQSGATALYATAAVNDAQRNLAESILRAVGLTLWVEDETQMDAVTALSGSGPAYFFLMIEAMQQAGTDLGLPADTARLLALQTAFGAARMALESEDPPGRLRERVTSPGGTTERALAALEDGGFRALVARAMQAAQARSRELAEQLGADA encoded by the coding sequence ATGAACGAATCCCAGCTCTGCTTCATCGGCGCCGGCAACATGGCTCGCAGCCTGATCGGCGGGCTGCTGGCCGACGGCTTTCCCGCCGACCGCATCCGCGCCAGCGACCCGGATGCCGGGCAGCGCGAGGCGGTCGCCCAACGCTTCGGCGTTCAGGTCTTCGCCGATAACGCCGAAGCGCTGGCCGGTGCCCATGTGCTGATCCTGGCGGTCAAACCCCAGGGGCTGGCTGCACTGGCCCGGGAACTGGCGCCGCAGCTGGATGCGGCCAATCCCCTGCTGATCTCCGTGGCCGCAGGCATCCGCGCCTCCGACCTGGACCGCTGGCTGGGCGGCAACCGCCCGCTGGTGCGCTGCATGCCCAACACCCCGGCCCTGGTGCAGAGCGGGGCCACTGCGCTGTATGCCACCGCCGCGGTCAACGACGCCCAGCGCAACCTGGCCGAGTCCATTCTGCGCGCCGTGGGCCTGACCCTGTGGGTCGAGGATGAGACCCAGATGGATGCGGTCACCGCCCTGTCCGGCAGCGGTCCCGCCTACTTCTTTCTTATGATCGAGGCCATGCAGCAGGCCGGAACGGACCTGGGGCTGCCGGCCGACACCGCCCGGCTGCTGGCACTGCAGACCGCCTTCGGCGCGGCCAGGATGGCGCTGGAATCCGAGGACCCGCCGGGGCGGCTGCGTGAGCGCGTCACCTCCCCCGGCGGCACCACCGAACGGGCCCTGGCGGCCCTGGAGGACGGCGGCTTCCGCGCACTCGTCGCGCGGGCCATGCAGGCCGCGCAGGCGCGCTCGCGGGAACTGGCCGAACAACTGGGAGCGGACGCATGA
- a CDS encoding YggT family protein, with protein sequence MNGGNLLGDTLGFVIQVLVGLYVLVLMLRLLLGWLRADFYNPLSQFIVKVTNPPVIPLRRLLPPLGRLDTATVVVMLVVQMLGVALVMLVSGRPVHPYPLLAHSLIELISLGFSVFIFAILIQAILSWVNPGGYNPALAILHSLTEPVLRPLRGLIPPISGIDLSPLFAILILEVARRLVLGLLTALLFA encoded by the coding sequence ATGAACGGCGGCAATCTGCTGGGCGACACCCTGGGCTTCGTCATCCAGGTGCTGGTGGGCCTGTACGTGCTGGTACTGATGCTGCGCCTGCTGCTGGGCTGGCTGCGGGCGGATTTCTACAACCCCTTAAGCCAGTTCATCGTCAAGGTGACCAACCCGCCGGTGATTCCGCTGCGGCGCCTCCTGCCGCCCCTCGGGCGCCTCGACACCGCCACCGTGGTGGTGATGCTCGTCGTGCAGATGCTGGGCGTGGCGCTGGTGATGCTGGTCTCCGGCCGGCCGGTACACCCCTACCCGCTGCTGGCGCACAGCCTGATTGAGTTGATTTCACTGGGTTTTTCAGTATTCATCTTCGCCATCCTGATCCAGGCCATCCTCAGCTGGGTCAACCCGGGCGGCTACAATCCGGCGCTCGCGATCCTGCATTCCCTCACCGAACCGGTGTTGCGGCCGCTGCGCGGTCTGATCCCGCCCATTTCGGGGATCGATCTCAGCCCGCTGTTCGCCATTCTCATCCTGGAGGTTGCCCGGCGCCTGGTGCTGGGGCTGCTCACCGCCCTCCTGTTTGCCTGA
- a CDS encoding DUF167 family protein, producing the protein MSTPAWYRWDGEDLILDLHVQPGARREELAGEHGGRLKVRIKAAPIEGKANRGLIRFLADLFGVAPRDIQLLRGETGRDKRLRIPRPARLPPEVTRP; encoded by the coding sequence GTGAGTACCCCCGCCTGGTACCGCTGGGACGGCGAGGATCTGATCCTCGACCTGCACGTCCAGCCCGGTGCCCGCCGGGAGGAACTGGCCGGAGAGCATGGCGGGCGGCTCAAGGTACGGATCAAGGCTGCACCGATCGAAGGCAAGGCCAACCGCGGCCTGATCAGGTTCCTGGCCGATCTGTTCGGCGTCGCCCCGCGCGATATCCAACTGTTGCGGGGCGAAACCGGCCGGGACAAGCGCCTGCGCATCCCCCGCCCGGCGCGATTGCCGCCGGAGGTCACCCGCCCCTGA
- a CDS encoding dynamin family protein: MQNDAFSGRLEAYANWKSEVLDTLQAFQKWLDEHEMDEGETDLRIFETMEALRQDRLNLAFVAEFSRGKTELINAIFFADYGCRLLPSDAGRTTMCPSELFYDHRADSAYLRLLPIETRREERAIADYKNAPEHWVTLPLDTDSPEQMSETFREVIRTKTVKLDTARELGLYDETQDSRFKKTGEYPEQVEIPMWRHALISFPHPLLKQGLVILDTPGLNALGNEPELTVSMLPSAQAVLFVLAADTGVTKSDLEMWEHHVHNLGSQHNKHLVVALNKIDTLWDDLKDNASVDQTIATQRRKAAELLHVDEQQVFPLSALKGLAGKIRDEEELLTRSRLPELEHFLSDEVLPNKLNVLREHILHEIGGLQNEMHDILGSRLEQTRKELENLGSLRGKNADVIQHLMQKSREEQSAYMRNVESFQSSRRVLQSQAREMLDALSLESFDKLIDKTRKEMTGAWTTSGLKRGMEAFFEGARDTMDQVAHSAEQTRNLIRSTYRKFHEEHGLPSMTPKVFSVDQFNMDFHNLLKEAEAFRNSPSMAMTEQSFVIKKFFVSLVSQARSIFFRANQEANAWLKEVMNPLVQQIKDHKRLMEKRLETLRRINESRDTLEARIKELETEQTGLETDLQTLERLREVLHQPLPDGDGNSDQARIAVG, from the coding sequence ATGCAAAACGACGCGTTCAGTGGGCGACTGGAAGCCTATGCCAACTGGAAGTCCGAGGTGCTCGACACCCTGCAGGCCTTCCAGAAATGGCTCGATGAACACGAAATGGACGAAGGCGAAACCGATCTGCGCATCTTCGAGACCATGGAGGCACTGCGCCAGGACCGGCTCAATCTGGCCTTCGTGGCCGAATTCTCGCGCGGCAAGACCGAACTGATCAACGCCATCTTCTTCGCCGACTACGGCTGCCGGCTGCTGCCCTCCGACGCCGGGCGCACCACCATGTGCCCGAGCGAGTTGTTCTACGATCACCGGGCCGACTCGGCCTATCTGCGACTGCTGCCCATCGAGACCCGGCGCGAGGAGCGCGCCATCGCCGACTACAAGAATGCGCCCGAGCACTGGGTCACCCTGCCCCTGGACACGGATTCGCCCGAGCAGATGAGCGAGACCTTCCGCGAGGTGATCCGCACCAAGACGGTCAAGCTGGATACGGCGCGCGAACTCGGACTGTACGACGAAACCCAGGACAGCCGCTTCAAGAAGACCGGCGAGTATCCCGAGCAGGTCGAGATCCCGATGTGGCGCCACGCCCTGATCAGTTTCCCGCACCCCCTGCTCAAGCAGGGCCTGGTCATCCTCGACACCCCGGGCCTGAACGCCCTGGGCAACGAACCGGAACTGACCGTGAGCATGCTGCCCTCGGCTCAGGCGGTGCTGTTCGTGCTGGCGGCCGATACCGGCGTGACCAAGTCCGACCTGGAGATGTGGGAGCATCATGTGCACAACCTGGGCAGCCAGCACAACAAACACCTGGTGGTGGCGCTGAACAAGATCGACACCCTGTGGGACGACCTCAAGGACAATGCCAGCGTCGACCAGACCATCGCCACCCAGCGCCGCAAGGCCGCCGAACTCCTGCACGTGGACGAGCAGCAGGTTTTCCCGCTGTCGGCACTCAAGGGTCTGGCCGGCAAGATCCGCGACGAGGAGGAACTGCTCACCCGCAGCCGCCTGCCTGAACTGGAGCATTTTCTTTCCGACGAGGTGCTGCCCAACAAACTCAACGTCCTGCGCGAGCACATCCTGCACGAGATCGGCGGACTGCAGAACGAGATGCACGACATCCTCGGCAGCCGTCTGGAGCAGACCCGCAAGGAACTGGAGAATCTCGGCTCGCTGCGCGGCAAGAACGCCGATGTCATCCAGCACCTGATGCAGAAATCACGCGAGGAGCAGTCGGCCTACATGCGCAACGTCGAGAGCTTCCAGTCCAGCCGCCGGGTGCTGCAGAGCCAGGCCAGGGAGATGCTGGACGCGCTCAGCCTGGAATCCTTCGACAAGCTGATCGACAAGACCCGCAAGGAGATGACCGGGGCCTGGACCACGTCCGGACTCAAGCGCGGCATGGAGGCCTTCTTCGAGGGCGCACGCGACACCATGGACCAGGTGGCGCACTCGGCCGAGCAGACCCGCAACCTGATCCGTTCGACCTACCGCAAGTTCCACGAGGAGCACGGCCTGCCGTCGATGACGCCCAAGGTGTTCTCGGTCGACCAGTTCAATATGGATTTCCATAACCTGCTCAAGGAGGCCGAGGCCTTCCGCAACAGTCCGTCCATGGCCATGACCGAGCAGAGCTTCGTCATCAAGAAATTCTTCGTCTCGCTGGTCAGCCAGGCCCGCAGCATCTTCTTCCGCGCCAACCAGGAAGCCAACGCCTGGCTGAAGGAAGTCATGAACCCGCTGGTACAGCAGATCAAGGACCACAAGCGGCTGATGGAGAAACGCCTGGAGACACTGCGCCGGATCAACGAATCACGCGATACGCTGGAAGCCCGGATCAAGGAACTGGAAACCGAGCAGACCGGGCTGGAGACGGACCTGCAGACCCTGGAACGGCTGCGCGAGGTGCTGCACCAGCCCCTGCCTGACGGCGACGGCAATTCCGACCAGGCCCGGATTGCGGTCGGCTGA
- a CDS encoding DUF4426 domain-containing protein produces MRPMLRVTTVLFTLALLLTAPARAENIQDFGDYVVHYNALTTDMIPPMVARENDITRSKNRAMLNVVVLKKVLGASGKPTAAEVSGRAVDLTGKQNTIEFREVRETNAIYYIAEFAVSNEQRLTFDITVTPEGEKEALDVRFRKQFFTD; encoded by the coding sequence ATGCGCCCGATGCTTCGTGTCACCACCGTCCTGTTCACCCTCGCCCTGCTGCTGACCGCACCTGCGCGGGCAGAGAATATCCAGGACTTCGGCGATTATGTGGTGCACTACAATGCCCTGACCACGGACATGATCCCGCCCATGGTGGCCCGGGAAAACGACATCACCCGCTCCAAGAACCGGGCCATGCTCAACGTGGTGGTGCTGAAGAAGGTACTGGGCGCCAGCGGCAAGCCGACCGCAGCCGAGGTCAGCGGCCGCGCTGTCGACCTGACCGGCAAGCAGAACACAATCGAGTTCCGCGAGGTGCGCGAGACCAACGCCATCTACTACATCGCGGAATTCGCCGTCAGCAACGAACAACGCCTGACCTTCGATATCACCGTCACCCCCGAAGGCGAAAAGGAAGCGCTCGACGTGCGTTTCCGCAAACAGTTCTTTACCGACTGA
- a CDS encoding sulfite exporter TauE/SafE family protein: MLSEVNFLAAFLVGLLGGVHCVGMCGGIVGALSFGLPESTRQRPLAQLPYLVAYNGGRILSYTVAGAAMGGISALAMHLLDVRQAQLVLQLFAGAFLILMGLYLAGWWLGLARVEGLGARLWRHIEPLGRRLLPVSSAGHAFALGLIWGWLPCGLVYSVLIWSLSAGSAAQGAWLMLGFGLGTLPNLLLMGVVAARMSQWLRKPWVRRLAGAAVIVFGVVMIGRSLWQFA, translated from the coding sequence ATGCTGAGCGAGGTGAATTTTCTGGCGGCCTTCCTGGTCGGGCTGCTCGGCGGGGTGCACTGTGTCGGCATGTGCGGCGGCATTGTCGGGGCCCTGAGCTTCGGTCTGCCGGAATCCACCCGCCAGCGTCCGCTGGCGCAGCTGCCCTACCTGGTGGCCTACAACGGCGGCCGCATCCTCAGCTATACGGTGGCCGGTGCAGCCATGGGCGGCATCAGCGCCCTGGCCATGCATCTGCTGGATGTGCGTCAGGCGCAGCTCGTGCTGCAGCTGTTCGCCGGCGCTTTCCTGATCCTGATGGGCCTGTATCTGGCCGGCTGGTGGCTGGGGCTGGCCCGGGTCGAGGGCCTGGGCGCGCGCCTGTGGCGGCATATCGAGCCGCTGGGCCGGCGGCTGCTGCCGGTGAGCAGCGCCGGACACGCCTTCGCGCTCGGGCTGATCTGGGGCTGGCTGCCCTGTGGCCTGGTCTACAGCGTGCTGATCTGGAGCCTGTCGGCCGGCAGCGCCGCCCAGGGCGCGTGGCTGATGCTGGGCTTCGGGCTGGGCACCCTGCCCAACCTGCTGCTGATGGGGGTGGTTGCCGCCCGCATGAGCCAGTGGCTGCGCAAGCCATGGGTGCGGCGGCTGGCCGGGGCGGCGGTGATCGTCTTCGGCGTGGTAATGATCGGGCGATCGCTGTGGCAGTTCGCCTGA
- a CDS encoding exodeoxyribonuclease III, translated as MRVISLNANGIRAAARKGLYPWLARQRADFVCLQETRAQEHQLGDRCFRPRPFHCFYHDAEKKGYSGVAIYSRIEPDRVQIGLDWPEFDAEGRYLEVQVGRLSVISLYLPSGTSSEARQQVKFEVLDRLLPYLRSLRRRRREYIICGDWNMAHKPIDLKNWRSNQKNSGFLPEERAWLDRLFGEAGFVDGHRVVEPRPEVYTWWSNRGRAWEKNVGWRIDYQVITPGLKDRVQRARVYTARRFSDHAPLIMDYDWALPGGQGC; from the coding sequence TTGCGAGTCATTTCCCTCAATGCCAACGGCATCCGCGCCGCCGCGCGCAAGGGGCTGTATCCCTGGCTGGCGCGCCAACGGGCCGATTTCGTCTGCCTGCAGGAGACCCGGGCCCAGGAGCACCAGCTCGGCGACCGCTGCTTCCGTCCGCGTCCCTTCCACTGCTTCTACCACGATGCCGAAAAAAAGGGCTACAGCGGCGTGGCCATCTACAGCCGGATCGAACCGGACCGGGTGCAGATCGGTCTGGACTGGCCGGAATTCGACGCCGAGGGCCGCTATCTCGAGGTGCAGGTCGGCCGCCTGAGCGTCATCTCGCTGTACCTGCCGTCCGGGACCTCATCGGAGGCGCGCCAGCAGGTCAAGTTCGAGGTGCTGGACCGGTTGCTGCCCTATCTCAGGAGTCTGCGTCGCCGCCGCCGCGAATACATCATCTGCGGCGACTGGAACATGGCCCACAAGCCGATCGATCTGAAGAACTGGCGCAGCAACCAGAAGAACTCGGGATTTCTGCCGGAGGAACGCGCCTGGCTGGACCGCCTGTTCGGCGAGGCCGGTTTCGTCGACGGCCACCGGGTCGTCGAGCCGCGGCCCGAGGTCTACACCTGGTGGTCCAACCGTGGCCGGGCCTGGGAGAAGAACGTCGGCTGGCGCATCGACTATCAGGTGATCACCCCCGGGCTGAAGGATCGGGTGCAGCGCGCCCGGGTCTACACGGCCAGGCGCTTCTCCGACCATGCCCCCCTGATCATGGACTATGACTGGGCGCTGCCGGGCGGGCAGGGATGCTGA
- the pyrE gene encoding orotate phosphoribosyltransferase, with protein MHDYQHEFLRFAIDNQVLRFGEFTLKSGRRSPYFFNAGLFNTGALLARLGRFYAEAAVTAGVEFDVLFGPAYKGIPLAAATAIALADQHGQDLPWCFNRKEAKDHGEGGNLVGAPLAGRVLIVDDVITAGTAVRESFDIIAAAGATPAGILISLDRQERGRGERSAIQEIEAEYGIPVVSIVALDQLTDFLRDQPALQEHLPAVEAYRAEYGV; from the coding sequence ATGCACGACTATCAGCACGAGTTTCTGCGCTTCGCCATCGACAACCAGGTCCTCAGGTTCGGCGAATTCACCCTCAAATCCGGCCGCAGGAGCCCCTATTTCTTCAATGCCGGGCTGTTCAACACCGGCGCCCTGCTGGCCCGGCTGGGGCGTTTCTACGCCGAGGCCGCGGTCACGGCGGGGGTGGAGTTCGACGTGCTGTTCGGGCCGGCCTACAAGGGCATCCCGCTGGCCGCGGCCACCGCCATCGCCCTGGCCGATCAGCACGGCCAGGACCTGCCCTGGTGTTTCAACCGCAAGGAGGCCAAGGACCACGGCGAGGGCGGCAACCTGGTCGGCGCCCCGCTCGCGGGCCGGGTGCTGATCGTCGACGACGTCATCACCGCCGGCACCGCCGTGCGCGAGTCCTTCGACATCATCGCCGCCGCCGGCGCCACCCCGGCCGGCATTCTGATCTCGCTCGACCGTCAGGAACGCGGCCGCGGCGAGCGCTCGGCTATCCAGGAGATCGAGGCCGAATACGGCATCCCCGTGGTCAGCATCGTCGCCCTGGACCAACTCACCGACTTCCTGCGCGACCAGCCCGCGCTGCAGGAACACCTGCCCGCGGTGGAGGCCTACCGGGCGGAGTACGGGGTCTGA
- a CDS encoding sulfite exporter TauE/SafE family protein, with protein sequence MADQIILFVIALIANLFSAFSGGGAGLIQLPVLIFLGLPFAIALATHKVASVALGIGATIRHLREGGLEPRFALIMLLAGLPGVLVGANLILRVEDRLAEIALGLLTIGLGLYSVLRPQLGLQLEARHRSGSGPLLGGLGLFLIGVLNGSLTSGTGLFVTLWLVGWFGLDYRRAVALTLVLVGVFWNGAGALTLGLLSTIHWAWLPALILGSLIGGYLGAHLSIVKGNRWIKRVYEVITILVGLQLILKGG encoded by the coding sequence TTGGCTGACCAGATCATCCTGTTCGTGATCGCCCTGATCGCGAACCTGTTTTCCGCATTTTCCGGCGGCGGCGCCGGCCTGATCCAGCTGCCCGTGCTGATCTTTCTCGGGCTGCCGTTCGCGATCGCGCTGGCCACGCACAAGGTCGCCAGTGTTGCCCTTGGTATCGGCGCCACGATAAGGCACTTGAGAGAGGGCGGGCTGGAGCCGCGTTTCGCCCTGATCATGCTGCTGGCCGGTCTGCCCGGCGTGCTGGTGGGCGCCAACCTGATCCTGCGGGTGGAGGACCGTCTGGCCGAAATCGCTCTCGGTCTGCTCACCATCGGTCTCGGCCTGTATTCCGTGCTGCGCCCCCAACTGGGCCTGCAGCTGGAAGCACGCCACCGCAGCGGCAGCGGCCCGCTGCTGGGCGGTCTGGGCCTGTTCCTGATCGGGGTGCTCAACGGCTCGCTCACCTCGGGCACCGGACTGTTCGTCACCCTGTGGCTGGTGGGCTGGTTCGGACTGGATTACCGCCGTGCGGTGGCGCTGACCCTGGTGCTGGTCGGGGTGTTCTGGAACGGTGCCGGCGCGCTGACCCTGGGCCTGCTCAGCACCATCCACTGGGCCTGGCTGCCGGCCCTGATCCTGGGCTCGCTCATCGGCGGCTACCTGGGCGCGCATCTGTCCATCGTCAAGGGCAACCGCTGGATCAAGCGGGTCTACGAGGTGATCACCATCCTGGTCGGGCTGCAGCTGATCCTGAAAGGAGGATAA